The Setaria viridis chromosome 9, Setaria_viridis_v4.0, whole genome shotgun sequence sequence CAAAATCCGACTTATTATACTCAGACCCACTTGAGGAAACGAAAATTTTAATAAAAGAGAGAAAGTATCCTACCGTATTTGGTTCTCTAGAGACAGACAGATTCTTGAAAAAGCTATCTTCTAGAGATTGTCAATTAGAGATGGAGGTTGGCCAATCTTTAAGCTCGGTTACAGTTGTTACAAGacgtgaaaaaaaagaaaagaaaccacCCCCTTTGTTTGAAACATAGCATATGCCTTGTTCATTAATACAAAGATATATTATTTCATACTCCAATATAGAATGTATCTATCAAGATTTAATCTAATATTTTGTAAATTGTAGGATATAGCTTTAATATCATTAGATTCATATTTAGAAGCATTTCTATAGTGTTGACCTTATGGACACATACCATCTCATATGGAGTAGGAGATATTAACTGTTACTAGCGTTAGAGACCAGGTCAGTCAAATCGAACCTTACATTTGTAAAACGGAAGAAGTATTTTTAAAAGTAACTTCGCATGCTTGCATGCATACATTATGAAACGGACCCGAATTCctatttctgagaattcaagcctacgcacctcgaTGATAATTTtaggaaggctatcacgtgcgaatccctatctcagGTAGTACAAACCCATACCAACataaaaacagagagagaaacaGAATACAAACATCATAGGTAACATGAGTACGAGTACATCTCAGCGGCACATgtcggtacaagtccatcaggactgaatcaagaaaggtaaaatatcTACGCAGCGGAAACATAAGCTATGGCGAACTCCATCTCCAGAGGCAACTCGAGCGAAGAATGGTCTCTAGTCTTCCCAACCGTtgttgtcgaagtcgtagtcgggcTCCGACCCTGAAAAGCCACAATCTACCTGAGAAGcaggtaggccatgtcaactcccaaaagcagcagAGCCAAGGAAACAGGGGAaatatactatatgcatggataaacctatatatggttgtagaggtttatgcagcaactgcagcagcaatcaaggaagcaacTATGCAACAtcatctccgaggtcaacacctcaaacaaGGAAGTCGCCACAAATCACCGGATCCTTTACCCAAgggtccagcacccaaacacactaggcaaTGTGAGAactccctcccctcacatctcaatggcaaacgccagcctatctcaaaaaggggaAAGGTGGAAGTACAAGAGAAGTCTAGTaagaagtagcggtagtcaacaacactgtccataaccagtggacacggactatagctatagctttatacactctgcagaggttctATAACTGTATCCGCACGGATGGAGCTTGAACGGTAGTGAACCGTCCAAACCCCGCCTAGCAGccggagccctagtaagtggatagctctctcctgtttcctcgaTTCTGGAACCGTCCTCAGCTGTAGGGCACACCGTCACCAATGAGGACCTCGAAGCTATGAAACCTACCCACACTAGGGTGCAGTCTAGTTAGAGCAAGTCaacgcctcgaactccttacacgaTCCTCCAATCCACCTACAAGCAGAGCACTATCCACTACTAGTCTTGGaccgaaccccgcccataacgTAAGCGAGTGGTAAGTATGAAAAGTAGCTGATGTGACTGGTGGTAAATtgactcggtccttaagcggctgagagcgagcactcagccaacaagtatgtgccgaagcactAGCAAtgtacaagtacgccacctgctccttAGTAACAAATAAGGTACCCACCACAGGTATGGGGTATAGAGAGAGTCCAGAAAGCTCTCTCTTGGCAAGGGACTCCTTAGTACCAATCATGGCTCGCTCCCGCCAAGAACACATCAAggagtcacactcacccaaaacacacgcgagagtattcaaggaatcccatcaccaaatccatggcaaatacgcatccataactcaaaagcatataAATGGATAAATGAGCgttggactagctaggggtccgTAGTTAGTCCACAAAAGTAGGTAACCAAGAAAAACAGGattaaacaattatcaaggcatgactaaaaatattagctatgcaatccatcatcacCAAGCAATATAAGTAAAGCACTAGCAaataagcatgcataggatctatataattgggagtgacatgataCTTTGTCCGTAGTCGATTGGGTCCTCCTCGGTGTAGTCGAGGTCTTGAAGGTCTTCCTGGTCGTAGCTCGGATTTGAACAGAACAAGATACGACGAAACGTAAATTAAACggcattacatctaggcaaaaactccaataaagccaaatttagaagatccaaataatacCAAACTAGCAACAAACAACACGGGCtcgattttacgaatttaatgcaactacTTTCGGAGTTaaaataaattagttatgaatttttaaagattattaaaggatttatttaattatttagtAATTTCAAACAAATATTTATTAAATGTGACATGTGTCAGCTTGTGGTTGCTCCACGTGGCACCCCCTCGGGTTGCCACGTGTCCTGCTAACGTCAGCGTTGACCTGATCAACGGTCAACATGGGCCCATCGGGTTAGTGGGCCCACAAGTGGGCCCGACCAGCCACATCAGCGCCACGTGGTGCCTACGTGGCAGCCACGTGGGCGGCGGCATGGCGTGCGGGCAACGGTGAGTGCACGTAGGCGAGCGCGGCACAGCACAGCGGGCACACACGGGCGCGGCGTGGCAGGTGCAAGCGAGCACTGGCGCGGCACGGTTGGGCATCCCTTGGTCGCGGCATGGCCGCGGCGGcccacggcgagcggcggcatcTACGGCTACGCTAAGGCTACGACACAACTAACAGCAAGGGGAAAGGAGGAGGGATGCGAGGCTCACGGCAAGGCGGGTGAAGAGGAATAGCGTCGGCGGCAGCTtccttcggcggcggcgtggcggctccCGCGGGCAGACTCCTCCTCTTgctcttcttctcttcctcttctcctccttctccttcatctccttcttctccttcatctccttcttctcttcttccccgcGACCCTCCTCTCACTTTCTCTCTCGGCGATGGCGGCGCAAGGGGAGAACCCTGGGCGGCTAGGGATAGTGAGGCTGGAGGGAGGGGCGCggctccttttatagcggcgaAGAGGCGGTACAAGGGCACAATTGTGCTCCGCCATCCATCCTCGGTGTCCGCGCCTGATGATGGCGTGGCACCAATCCGGCAACTCTGCGGCTAGGATtaaggcgcgggcggcgggcgctcCGGGGGCACGGAGGGGAATTCCCCTCTGCGGAAGCCTCTAGAAGGGGACACGGAGGCGCCTCCGGTCGGGGGTGTGCGCCAGCGCGACGCCCTTGCCCGCCCGTGAGCGTGCACGTACCGGGCGCGTGACTCGTACGGGCGGGAGGTGGAAGAAAGGCGCACAGGGCACACCGACAGGTGGGGCCGGTTGGTCAGCGAGAGAAGGCACGGGCGAGCGCGCAGAACGCTTGCGCGAGCGTGAGCTGGGCCGAGCAAGCGACTTGGGTGGTGGCGGCCTGCTGGGCAGCGCAGAGCGGTGCGGGCGAGCTAGGCCGAGCAAGCACGATGCGGGCGAGCTGCGGGGCGGCGCGTGGTTGAGAGGAGAGGTAGGTTAGTGGGCCAGACCGGCTCAGCTTAGCGGGCCGGTCCAGTGGGCTGGGTTAGTTTAGGTTAGTTTTTATTTAGTTTTAGATTTAGAGTTAGATTTAgattttagtttgaattttgaattgaattcaaaattcaaacaacacTTGAACATGAactccaaataaaatccaaaagaTCCAAATCAAGCCACACAAATTTTTAAATGGGATTTAGGGATGAGAGAGAAATTATCTAGTttttcaaatgagcacacaattcgaacaaaaagttttaaatttttgcaaaattcACTCATacaaatattacaaatttttttttgaatattaCACATTAAATATAGTAAGTCTTTGAAACGGCGACAATGATGTGCTGTGCAGTCATATTCAATTGTTTCTTTACTGCATCCAAGATGGAAATACACGCACCTTGTAATTTCAAACGAGGAGAACACCAGATTCAGGCAACCACACTCATTTGCGTAGTTCAAGCTGTTTGCTCGGCCAGACAAGCCCCATTAAAACCTTTGTCCTCGGACACCCGAGACGCTGGAAACAAACAGCTGGATACCTGCCTGCGCGTATAAACAGCTCAGTTTGCTTGCTTCCATGATCACAGTGGCAAGAGATCCAAGCGCACCACCGCGGCGCGGGCTGCAGGATCCAGCCATCCGGATTGCATCATTGCTGATGGCTGGCATTTGGACCTCTGACTTCTGGACACGAACTGAACCGGCAAACAATTGTAGCTGACAACCGGTGGTCTGCTACGGTTTGTAGCTGGCCTTGAATGCAATGCAGGCGTTACACATAATAGTCTCGTTCATCTGCCTGCGAGGGACGCTATACATAGTATAGTTCAGGTCATGGCAGCACATCTAGTGGACTCCGTGAGGAACATAAGAACTTGCCAAAGAAATCGAGAGATATTGTTGAATACTACGCACTTAGCCTCGTAGTGTCATGTATAGATTTCAAAATAAGTTCCTTTTTATGAGTAGATCTACTGTAATCTTCGCAACCCTTTTGCTCTGACTTGTTAATTTTCGCTGATACGACGTGGTACCAGACCCGCCGCTTTTGGTTCTGAGCCAGCCAGCGATCTCGATCTCCCCCATTAGTGCTGCCTCTTTACTGAACAATTGCCAGATTAACAAATTCCCTCCATGGATTCGCCTGCGTGGCCTTGCCTTTGCTCGATTCGATTCGTGCCCATCGTCGTCCATCTCCTCAACAGCGACCACCCGGTGCCGCAATTCCGGCCGCTTTCCTATTCCCCCGGCCGCTCCCGTGCTGCCATGTGGGCCCCACAGGGGGGGGCGCTTATATAAAGGCCCTCCTCCCTTCTCGGCCTCTCAGACCACCAAACCAAGAACTAGATAGATCATAGATAGATCAAACAAAACAaccctctcctctctttctctcttgaCGACTGGCAAATATAGGAATCGAGATTGACTTCATGGAGAAAAGCTTGAGGGTTGGTTCCATGGAGGACCGCCGGGAATGGGTACACGACTCCTCCGTCGATCACCGCGGGAGGCCGCCCTCCCGTGACGCCACCGGCTCGTGGAAGGCCGCCATGTTCATCATCAGTGAGTACCCACTGTCCAGAGATCATCGAGCTCCATGCACCGACCAGCTGTTTTTCTGTCGTCGGCGTGTTCTTCGGGTCGATTAATTCGTTCCTAGCTTTTCCTCTCCCAAAATAGGTGATCACTGATTTCGTCTTCCTCCTTTGGTCGATTGGCATGCAGTGATCGAGTTCAGCGAGAGGCTCAGCTATTTCGGGATCGCGACGAGCCTGATGCTCTACCTCACCAAGGTGCTGCAGGAGGAGATGAAGGTCGCTGCCAAGAACGTCAACTACTGGACCAGCGTCACCACGCTCATGCCCTTGCTCGGCGGCTTCCTCGCCGACGGATACCTCGGCAGGTTCTCCACCGTCGTCTGCTCCACCGTCGTCTACCTCCTGGTGAGCTGCTGATGTCCCTTTGAATTCTTCTCGCATGCATGCATTGAATCTCTCAGCTCCGTCCGTTGACGCGTGTTTTCTTGTCGTCGTTCCAGGGCCTGATGGTCCTGGCCACGGCGCAGCTGTCGCCGAGGCTGACGCCCAACCACTCGCTGCGGCTCCACGAGACGCTCTTCTTCGTCGGGATATACCTGGTGTCCGTCGGCACCGGCGGGCACAAGCCGGCGCTAGAGAGCTTCGGCGCCGACCAGTTCGACgagagccacgcggcggagcgGGTCCAGAAGATGTCCTTCTTCAACTGGTGGAACTGCGCGCTCTGCTCCGGCGTCCTGCTCGGCGTCACCGTCATCGTCTACGCGCAGGACCGCATCGGCTGGGGCGCCGCCAGCgtcgtgctcgccgccgtcatggccgcctcgctcgtcgtcttcctcgccgGCTGGAGGTTCTACCGCTACAGGGTGCCGGAGGGCAGCCCGCTGACGCCGCTGCTccaggtcgtcgtcgccgccgtcaggAAGAGGCGCCTCGCGCTGCcggccgacgccggcgagctGTACGAGGTCAAGCCGCAGAATATCAAGAAGAGGCTGCTTTGCCACACCCACCAGCTCCGGTAAGAACTGGCGttgctttcctttcctttcgCCGGCCATTAAAGTGGTCGATCGTGAGGTGCAATTGCTGGCTACAATTGTTGCAACCGTCGCTAGTGACCAGTGATTGCGATACGAGTTTATCCAATTCTGCTTCTTTCGGATGAACAAATCCGGAGCAAATCTTTGAAAAGCAAAAGGGAACACAGAAACCCAGCATTACATTTACGATGAAATGTTGAGTGTGACGCATGTGGTACGTGACGTACGTGCAGGTTCCTGGACAAGGCGGCCATAGTGgagcacgacggcggcgaggacgcggcCGGGCCGTGGCGGCTCGCGACGGTGACGCAGGTGGAGGAGACGAAGCTGGTGCTTGCCATGGTGCCCATCTGGGTGGCGACGCTGCCCttcggcatggcggcggcgcaggtgtcCACCTTCTTCATCAAGCAGGGCAGCATGATGGACCGGCGCATGGGCCCGCACTTCGTTCTCCCGCCGGCGTCCATCTTCGCGCTGTCCGCCATCAGCATGATCGCCACCGTCGCGGTCTACGACAAGGTGCTGGTGCCGTTCCTGCGGCGCGCcacgggcggcgagcgcgggaTCAGCATCCTGCGGCGCGTGGGCATCGGCATGGTGCTCGCCGTGGTGGCGCTCGCCGTGGCGGCCGTGGTCGAGCGTCGGCGCCTGCTGTCCCCCTCGCCGGCGTCCATGTCGGTGTTCTGGCTGCTGCCGCAGTTCGTGCTGATCGGTGTAGGCGACGGGTTCGCGCTGGTGGGGCTCCAGGAGTACTTCTACGACCAGGTCCCCGACAACATGCGCAGCCTGGGCATCGGGCTGTACCTGAGCGTGATCGGCGCCGGGAGCTTCCTGAGCAGCCTGGTGATCACGGCGGCGGACAGGGCGAGCTCCCGCGGCGGCCACGCCAGCTGGTTCGCCAAGGACCTCAACCGTAGCAGGCTCGACCTCTTCTACTGGCTACTGGCATGCATCGGCGCTGCCAACCTGGTGTTCTACGCGTTGGTCTCCACCAAGTACTCGTACAAGACCGTCAGCGGGGCCGGCAAGGTCGGCGTCGACAAGTCCGGCGACatcgagtgcgccgccgccgcctagctGATCGATCGATAGCTAGCTGGAGATCATTAGCGGCTGGTAATTCGATTTATAAGATGTGTATGATAATGTGTACTATGTCATCAGTTATCGTGTGTGTCACTCTAGCTAGGGTACATGTCGTCTCAGTGTCACAAGGATTTAATTAGCTGGGATGGATCGTTCGTGAACTCGCGTGTCGTGGAATGTACTTGTACAAGTGCGGTTTGGTTCGTTGTAGCGGCGATTTACCATGTGCGTGAGCTCGGTTAATTCGTGACGAGGAAATGCCAAAAAGAAATGGAATGGCAAACGGGCGCGGCGGGCCGGGGAACTCGTCTCCgactccggcgacggcggaatCGCGAAGGTTAGGGGCGACGTTCCAATATGACGATAGATGGGGAGAAGTTGGGCTGAAACGCTCGGCCCGAAATTATTTAGTTACCGGGTTGTTGGTCGCCACGTTGTGTTTGGTTGAGTTGGGCTGAAAACAAATTGATTGGCTCAGTTGGACCGGGCTGAAAAAAGGAGTTGGACGGAGATCGATCTAAACGACGCTAGCAAATCGAGTACTAGTTATATTTTCAAATAGCGCGTTTGGTTGTGCTGTGGTTTTTGTAAAAGTAGGTGGGAGCTGTGAGCTGTAAAAAAGTAGCTGTGAGCTATGGGCTGTGGAAAAGTCGTTTGGTGGAACCGTTGTAGTTTTTGGAAACACTTACAAGCGAACCCTACATGTCATTAATagtccaccccactcaaccctctccctctctcattGACAAGCGGATCCCGCTCGTcagccccttcttcctcctcctcctgttgcCAGTACCAAAGGAGCTCGTGCGGCTGCTCGCGGGGGAGCAGGTGTCGCCCCTGCTGGGAGCTCGCGCCATGCCGCCACTAGCTGCTCGCtaaaggaggagagagggaggcggagagGGCTGTTGTCGGCGTGGTCGGTCGGCCGCCGCGTCGgaccccgccaccaccactggtAGCCCGCGGAAGGAGAGAGGAGCTCGTGGCTAAAGAAAAACATCAGGAGAGAGGGGAAAGAAACGAAATAGTATGCATGTAACGAGTGGCAGTGGATAATTTCTTCCAACTTGAGAAAATCAAAAATCCAAGGAAGCACCTCCCTAACTACTGCCAGAAATGAACTAACTAAAAACTGCCAGTTTTTGGACGGAAATAGCTGAACCTTTTCGACCCTTTAATTGGATTTTAACTTTTGGAAAACAAAAGCAGCCCTCAAAAGTCCAACCAAAAGGAGGCTTAACCAATTACATGCGCCACCAAGACAGAGAGACCACTAGCACTAGCACTAGCACTACCACTTTGTTCCTCGGCAAAAGCCGAGGTGGCTGGCATTGGCTGCGGTCGACGGGTCAAGTAAGAAAATGAAAAGATTCTTATCAGATCCGGAGATTCTTAACCATCTGGCTGTGCGCATGGTTAAGCAAACAGAAGAAACAAAACCAAGATCGTGAAACAAAACCAAGATCTGGCTGTGCGCATGATTACTTTAAATAATTTTGACTTGGCCTGAACCAAGATGATGAGCACAGTCAGATCTTGACCTGAACCAAGATGATGAGCACAGTCAAAATTATTTAAAGTAATTATCCTGCAGTATTTAACTCTGGGAAAAGGTAAAGCAAACCTGTGTGAGTTCTGCGTCGCGGCGAGCAGTGGAGGAAGGAGCCGTGGCCGTCTCGCCGGAGCGCGGCCACGTCCTTCGATCTTCTGTGGCCACGATCACACACACGCTGCTCCGACTAAgcagcaaggcaggctcaaggcTGTGCTCCAGTGGCACAGAAGATCCGGGCAGGGTTTGTTGTTGCACGATGAAAGTGAGCCCATGAAAGTGGCGCTTTCTTCCCTCGATCTTATCTCTGGTGACTCATTTCCGCATGTGACTCTCGGGACTTATCAGTTTGTATCTTCGGTCTTTTGGCATATACCCCCTCGTGCTATCAAGTGTATTATTTCCTCATGGGGGCACCTATGTTATCTACAAATCGAAA is a genomic window containing:
- the LOC117840336 gene encoding protein NRT1/ PTR FAMILY 5.7, whose translation is MEKSLRVGSMEDRREWVHDSSVDHRGRPPSRDATGSWKAAMFIIMIEFSERLSYFGIATSLMLYLTKVLQEEMKVAAKNVNYWTSVTTLMPLLGGFLADGYLGRFSTVVCSTVVYLLGLMVLATAQLSPRLTPNHSLRLHETLFFVGIYLVSVGTGGHKPALESFGADQFDESHAAERVQKMSFFNWWNCALCSGVLLGVTVIVYAQDRIGWGAASVVLAAVMAASLVVFLAGWRFYRYRVPEGSPLTPLLQVVVAAVRKRRLALPADAGELYEVKPQNIKKRLLCHTHQLRFLDKAAIVEHDGGEDAAGPWRLATVTQVEETKLVLAMVPIWVATLPFGMAAAQVSTFFIKQGSMMDRRMGPHFVLPPASIFALSAISMIATVAVYDKVLVPFLRRATGGERGISILRRVGIGMVLAVVALAVAAVVERRRLLSPSPASMSVFWLLPQFVLIGVGDGFALVGLQEYFYDQVPDNMRSLGIGLYLSVIGAGSFLSSLVITAADRASSRGGHASWFAKDLNRSRLDLFYWLLACIGAANLVFYALVSTKYSYKTVSGAGKVGVDKSGDIECAAAA